The Glycine soja cultivar W05 chromosome 8, ASM419377v2, whole genome shotgun sequence genome has a window encoding:
- the LOC114422240 gene encoding E3 ubiquitin-protein ligase RING1 yields MSLTGRPRVVANGVRRTRTFHYLWCIYCQRTVRIPFTNNDDGFTSTCPYCFHQLRYELDISRPRLLMNVPNNLEPSPATQLLHNLALILDPPLRRQNNHLINTIPHWETENYEDGSNSSNPHQAWITLRFPRPTRVPRPISNDTDDHDDTLFENNALLDDFIDGVIQNNNNRPGPPPAASSAIAALPMVKLTQTHLASDPNCPICKDEFLLDMEARELPCKHFYHSDCIIPWLRMHNTCPVCRYELQGVTSANNANYYRLQNDDENAASSLVWIWNQLASFWPIRSVLDWALSYFNFQENHVRGRRGSSWWRALLVI; encoded by the exons ATGTCTCTGACAGGCCGTCCTCGTGTTGTTGCTAACGGGGTTCGAAGAACGAGAACTTTCCACTATTTATGGTGCATATATTGCCAGAGAACCGTCAGAATACCCTTTACAAACAATGATGATGGTTTTACTTCTACGTGCCCCTATTGCTTCCACCAACTGCGTTATGAGCTTGATATCTCAAGGCCAAGGCTTCTCATGAACGTGCCGAATAACTTAGAGCCTTCACCTGCTACTCAACTATTGCATAACTTGGCTCTCATTCTTGATCCACCTCTTAGGAGGCAAAACAACCATTTGATCAACACAATCCCACATTGGGAAACAGAAAATTATGAAGATGGTTCAAATTCATCAAATCCTCATCAGGCTTGGATTACACTCCGATTTCCAAGGCCAACTCGTGTACCTAGGCCTATTTCCAATGACACTGATGATCATGATGACACCCTTTTTGAGAACAATGCACTATTAGATGACTTCATTGATGGGGTGATTCAGAACAATAATAATAGACCAGGGCCACCTCCAGCAGCATCTTCAGCCATTGCAGCATTGCCAATGGTCAAGCTGACACAAACACATTTGGCAAGTGACCCCAATTGCCCAATTTGCAAAGATGAATTTTTGCTTGACATGGAAGCTAGAGAGTTGCCATGCAAGCATTTCTACCATTCTGACTGCATCATCCCTTGGCTGCGCATGCACAACACTTGCCCTGTGTGTCGCTATGAGCTACAAGGTGTTACTAGTGCTAATAATGCTAATTACTACCGTTTACAAAATGATGATGAAAATGCTGCAAGCAGCTTGGTCTGGATTTGGAACCAACTGGCTTCGTTCTGGCCTATCCGTTCTGTTCTAGATTGGGCACTGTCCTACTTTAATTTCCAAGAAAATCATGTTCGTGGTCGTAGAG GTAGCTCTTGGTGGCGAGCATTGTTAGTTATATAG
- the LOC114422241 gene encoding protein RETICULATA-RELATED 1, chloroplastic, with the protein MLPALSQFKVNHVGVGFNSSPNPIPMLPALRRSRCVVLFRLRSYSSTDFKITAHVETDSTVHLERCFNAPVASHLPSISMKGGQYGAFGAVTLEKSKLDMSQKQTRSSPELDIGGGGGDIGKKINHGGGDGGDDDGDDDDYFDDFDDGDEGDEGGLFRRRILFEELFDRKFVDAVLNEWQKTMMDLPAGLRQAYEMGLVSSAQMVKFLAINARPTTSRFISRTLPQALSRSFIGRLLADPAFLYRFLLEEAATVGCSLWWEIKTRKDRIKQEWDLALMNVMTAAACNALVVWSLAPCRSYGNTFRFDLQNTLQKLPNNIFEKSYPLREFDLQKRIQCFLFKAAELCMVGLSAGAVQGALSNSLASKKEGRLSVTVPSVSSNALGYGAFLGIYANLRYQLLCGFDRAMMTHFDVIGVALFFSTAFRVLNVQLGETSKRAWLGVEADPLAQSDDLLKVYNRTSENVEKSSSKWFISKNAVVSGLGLLGIKQRNADGSGSESSAPKSRRKRIVRKKVAAGSA; encoded by the exons ATGCTTCCGGCACTGTCTCAATTCAAGGTTAACCATGTGGGTGTGGGGTTCAATTCGTCCCCTAACCCCATTCCCATGCTTCCCGCGCTCCGTCGCAGCCGCTGTGTTGTCCTCTTTCGCCTGCGATCCTATTCCTCCACAGACTTCAAAATCACCGCCCACGTCGAAACTGACTCCACCGTTCACTTGGAGCGTTGCTTTAACGCGCCCGTCGCTTCCCACCTCCCTTCCATTTCCATGAAGGGCGGCCAGTATGGTGCCTTCGGTGCCGTTACCTTGGAGAAATCCAAACTCGATATGTCGCAAAAGCAAACAAGGTCTAGCCCCGAG CTAGACATTGGGGGAGGTGGGGGAGATATCGGAAAGAAAATCAAtcatggtggtggtgatggagGTGATGATGATGGGGACGATGACGATTACTTTGATGACTTCGATGATGGTGATGAGGGAGATGAGGGGGGCTTGTTTAGGAGACGGATACTTTTTGAAGAG CTATTTGACCGAAAATTTGTGGATGCTGTGTTAAATGAGTGGCAAAAGACTATGATGGATTTGCCTGCTGGGCTTCGGCAAGCTTATGAAATG GGGTTGGTTAGCTCAGCTCAAATGGTAAAATTTCTTGCAATCAATGCCAGGCCAACCACCAGTAGGTTTATTTCCCGAACTCTGCCTCAAGCACTATCAAGGTCTTTCATTGGCAG GTTGCTTGCAGATCCTGCATTCTTATATAGGTTTCTATTGGAGGAGGCTGCAACAGTAGGTTGCTCATTGTGGTGGGAGATAAAAACTCGGAAAGACAG GATAAAGCAGGAGTGGGATCTTGCACTCATGAACGTGATGACAGCAGCAGCATGCAATGCACTAGTCGTGTGGTCCCTTGCTCCTTGTCGATCATATGGGAACACTTTTCGGTTTGACTTACAAAATACATTGCAGAAGCTTCCAAACAATATATTTGAAAAGAGCTATCCACTTCGGGAATTTGACTTGCAAAAGAGAATTCAATGCTTTTTGTTCAAGGCTGCTGAGTTGTGCATGGTTGGTTTGAGTGCTGGTGCAGTACAGGGTGCGTTGTCAAACTCTTTGGCTAGTAAAAAGGAGGGGAG ATTATCTGTGACAGTCCCAAGTGTGAGCAGTAATGCTCTTGGTTATGGTGCTTTTCTTGGAATTTATGCTAACCTGAGATATCAACTGTTATGTGGGTTTGATAGAGCAATGATGACCCATTTTGACGTCATTGGAGTTGCCTTGTTCTTCAGCACAGCATTCAG GGTCTTGAACGTTCAATTAGGAGAGACCTCTAAGCGTGCCTGGCTTGGAGTTGAGGCAGATCCACTGGCTCAGTCGGATGACCTCTTGAAAGTTTATAACAGGACTTCTGAGAATGTAGAAAAGTCATCCTCAAAATGGTTTATATCAAAGAATGCGGTTGTTTCTGGGCTTGGACTCCTAGGCATCAAACAAAGGAATGCAGACGGGTCTGGTTCAGAATCTTCAGCTCCTAAATCTCGCCGGAAAAGGATTGTTCGGAAGAAGGTTGCAGCGGGTTCTGCTTAG
- the LOC114422242 gene encoding elongation of fatty acids protein A-like: MSLMSALEWWLVYHPSIQKFSWKPPHTPFSSPLFLSLSILSYLSLTLLLTLLPLPPFPHRLLKPITALHNLLLLLLSLLMLLGCSLTLLIHTPHLRWAVCFPPHTNPTGPLFFWAYIFYLSKILEFLDTLFIVLSRSFRRLSFLHVYHHATVLLMCYLWLQTSQSLFPVALLTNASVHVIMYGYYFLSALGIRPSWKRAVTDCQIIQFVFSFAISGLMLHYHFSGSGCSGIWGWCFNAVFNASLLALFVDFHLKSYAKKRTLNKDS; encoded by the coding sequence ATGAGTTTGATGTCAGCACTGGAATGGTGGCTGGTATACCATCCCAGCATCCAGAAGTTCTCATGGAAGCCTCCTCACACCCCTTTCTCCTCCCCTCTCTTCCTTAGTCTCTCCATCCTCAGCTACCTCTCCCTCACCCTCCTCCTCACCCTCCTCCCTCTCCCACCCTTCCCACACCGCCTCCTGAAGCCCATCACCGCCCTCCAcaacctcctcctcctcctcctctcccTCCTCATGCTCCTGGGCTGCTCCCTCACCCTCCTCATCCACACCCCTCACCTCCGCTGGGCCGTCTGCTTCCCACCCCACACCAATCCCACCGGGCCCCTCTTCTTCTGGGCCTACATCTTCTACCTCTCCAAAATCCTCGAATTCCTCGACACGCTCTTCATCGTCCTCTCCCGCTCCTTCCGACGCCTCTCCTTCCTCCACGTCTACCACCACGCCACCGTCCTCCTCATGTGCTACCTCTGGCTCCAAACCTCCCAATCCCTCTTCCCCGTCGCGCTCCTCACCAATGCCTCCGTCCACGTCATCATGTACGGTTACTACTTCCTCAGCGCCCTCGGCATCCGCCCCTCCTGGAAGCGCGCCGTCACCGACTGCCAGATCATCCAGTTCGTCTTCAGCTTCGCAATTTCGGGTCTCATGCTCCACTACCACTTCTCCGGATCCGGATGCTCCGGGATTTGGGGCTGGTGCTTCAATGCGGTTTTTAATGCCTCTCTCTTGGCCCTCTTTGTTGATTTTCATCTCAAGAGTTATGCTAAGAAACGCACTCTTAATAAGGACTCATGA